The following proteins are co-located in the Synechococcus sp. PROS-U-1 genome:
- a CDS encoding LysM peptidoglycan-binding domain-containing protein has translation MRRTALAALLLTAWFPLSATAASVTVRSGETLSDIADRYGVSVGTLMRMNGIRNPDLVEAGSRLQVPGPTVTAGSGRHRVKSGETLSSIAGKYQVSGRDLMALNNLRNANHVEVGQTLRLPSNAVMPRPAFKPVAVTPIPGATEHTVSKGQTLTQIAKAYKLPVASLISINQLSDPNKVEVGTRLYLTDPSFQTPITTQTQPVQAQPVATASKPVVTVKPKVQAKAKPVAAKPVQTKPVQTKKPAAKAKPVQAAKPQQTLAKSADWRTYGPLQVDWANWQPMGGSQVVPTLNAKGQALYLAVNCSAKKINATGADGSWKVWEAPKNRFEKDLVKDRCQAKA, from the coding sequence ATGCGCCGTACCGCTCTTGCCGCCCTGCTTTTGACGGCTTGGTTCCCCCTGTCAGCCACAGCTGCCTCGGTGACGGTGCGATCCGGCGAGACGCTCTCCGATATCGCCGACCGCTACGGGGTGAGTGTCGGCACCCTCATGCGGATGAATGGGATCCGCAACCCCGATCTCGTCGAAGCCGGTAGCCGCTTGCAAGTGCCAGGCCCCACGGTGACGGCGGGTTCGGGTCGCCATCGCGTCAAGAGTGGTGAGACCCTCAGCAGCATTGCCGGGAAATACCAGGTCAGTGGGCGCGACCTGATGGCCCTCAACAATCTGCGCAATGCCAACCACGTGGAAGTCGGGCAGACCCTCCGACTCCCCAGCAATGCGGTCATGCCGCGTCCGGCCTTCAAACCGGTGGCCGTGACCCCGATCCCAGGAGCCACTGAACACACTGTTTCCAAAGGGCAGACCCTCACGCAGATCGCCAAGGCCTACAAGCTTCCAGTGGCCAGCCTGATCAGCATCAATCAGTTGAGCGACCCGAACAAGGTGGAGGTGGGAACGCGCCTTTATCTGACGGATCCCTCCTTCCAGACACCCATCACCACTCAAACCCAGCCTGTACAAGCCCAACCGGTTGCAACCGCGAGCAAGCCAGTTGTGACGGTGAAGCCAAAGGTTCAAGCCAAGGCCAAGCCTGTGGCAGCCAAGCCGGTTCAAACCAAACCAGTGCAGACCAAGAAGCCTGCGGCCAAGGCGAAGCCGGTCCAGGCCGCCAAGCCCCAGCAGACCCTGGCCAAATCCGCTGACTGGCGCACCTATGGCCCACTCCAGGTGGACTGGGCCAACTGGCAGCCCATGGGTGGCAGTCAGGTGGTGCCCACCCTGAATGCCAAAGGTCAGGCCCTTTACCTGGCCGTGAATTGTTCCGCCAAAAAGATCAATGCCACCGGTGCCGATGGGAGCTGGAAAGTTTGGGAGGCTCCGAAGAACCGGTTCGAAAAAGATCTGGTGAAGGATCGTTGTCAGGCCAAGGCCTGA
- a CDS encoding aldehyde dehydrogenase family protein, with the protein MSLTQTQLSRMQELVGAGLTRPLAWRREQLQRLSALVEEHESEVLEALAADLGKPPTEAFFELVALRQELKLTGRQLERWMRPRRVAVPLSLRPGQASVMPEPLGCVLVIGPWNYPFQLTLRPLISALAAGNTAVLKPSEHAGAIADLIARLIPEHFAPDVVQVVQGDGAVAADLVAMPFDHIFFTGGGSIGRKVLEGAAAHLTPVTLELGGKSPAIVLDGADLTVGARRLIWGKGINAGQTCIAPDHLLVQPELRSPLLQAMEAARTEMYGADPLSSQQLGQIINERQFNRLEQLLETARADGRILIGGEISREQRRIAPTVIRVDDRNDPLMAEELFGPLLPMLVLDDLTTTLQQIRQGPKPLALYLFGGDEAQQQQVLTTTSSGGVCLNDVVMQAGVPQLPFGGVGASGMGSYHGQSGFDTFSHHKAVLKRPFRFDFKLRYPPYKVDLNLLKRLAG; encoded by the coding sequence GTGTCCCTCACCCAAACGCAACTGAGCCGGATGCAGGAGCTTGTGGGAGCGGGGCTGACCCGTCCCCTGGCCTGGCGCCGAGAGCAATTGCAACGCCTCTCCGCCCTCGTGGAGGAACATGAATCAGAGGTGCTGGAGGCCCTCGCCGCTGACCTCGGCAAACCACCCACAGAAGCCTTTTTTGAGCTGGTGGCCCTGCGGCAGGAGCTCAAGCTCACCGGGCGGCAGCTGGAGCGATGGATGCGTCCTCGGCGCGTCGCTGTACCCCTCTCTCTCCGACCCGGCCAGGCCAGTGTGATGCCGGAGCCGCTCGGCTGCGTTCTGGTGATCGGCCCCTGGAACTATCCCTTTCAACTGACGCTACGGCCCTTGATCAGTGCCTTGGCCGCTGGCAACACCGCCGTACTCAAACCGTCCGAACACGCCGGAGCCATTGCCGATCTCATTGCGCGACTGATCCCTGAGCACTTCGCCCCTGACGTGGTGCAGGTCGTCCAGGGGGATGGTGCCGTGGCTGCAGACCTGGTGGCCATGCCCTTTGACCACATCTTTTTCACCGGTGGCGGCAGCATCGGACGGAAGGTACTGGAGGGGGCCGCTGCACACCTCACGCCAGTGACCCTGGAACTGGGCGGCAAAAGCCCCGCCATCGTTCTGGACGGAGCCGACCTCACGGTGGGGGCCCGGCGCCTGATCTGGGGCAAGGGGATCAATGCCGGTCAGACCTGCATCGCTCCAGACCACCTGCTGGTGCAACCCGAGCTGCGCTCGCCGCTGCTCCAGGCGATGGAGGCCGCCCGAACCGAGATGTACGGCGCCGACCCCCTCAGCTCGCAACAACTGGGGCAGATCATCAATGAGCGCCAGTTCAATCGGCTGGAGCAGCTTCTGGAGACCGCCAGAGCGGACGGCCGCATCCTGATCGGAGGTGAAATCAGCCGGGAGCAGCGGCGCATCGCCCCCACCGTCATCCGCGTGGATGACCGCAACGATCCGCTGATGGCGGAGGAACTCTTCGGTCCCCTCCTGCCAATGCTGGTGCTGGACGACCTCACGACAACCCTCCAGCAGATCCGCCAAGGTCCCAAACCGTTGGCGCTTTACCTCTTCGGTGGGGATGAGGCCCAGCAGCAGCAGGTGCTCACCACAACGAGCTCAGGCGGGGTGTGCCTCAATGATGTGGTGATGCAGGCCGGCGTGCCCCAGTTGCCCTTCGGCGGCGTCGGCGCCAGCGGGATGGGGAGTTACCACGGCCAAAGCGGCTTCGACACGTTCAGCCATCACAAGGCGGTGCTGAAGCGCCCGTTCCGGTTTGATTTCAAACTGCGCTACCCGCCCTACAAGGTGGATCTCAACCTGCTGAAGCGGCTGGCGGGATAA
- a CDS encoding alpha-amylase family protein, with amino-acid sequence MTPALPWWSGTVIYQLIVRSYSDGNGDGIGDFKGLAARLPYLRWLGVNTLWLTPIYPSPLRDGGYDITDFTGIHPDLGDLASFHRFLTAAHSQGMRVILDLVLNHTSDLHPWFQRARWAPKGSSERDVYVWSDDPKRYAEAPVLFRHFEASNWEWDPVAEQYYLHRFLRHQPDLNYENPWVQDTMLEVVDFWLDRGVDGFRLDAVPFLFESEGSRCEGLPETHTFLKRLRERVDRHGRDVLLLGEAIQPVQEAAPYLADDELHGAFNFVLTAHLFAAIASGRIQQLGECLMEAEQAVCGPRWALPLRNHDELWLGDGHLISDEVIQTIRVGLPQGQGHWLNWGINRRLAPLLNGDPRSNRLLHGLLYSLPGMPCLYYGDELGMGDWPGLRDRDPNRTPMAWTPARNGGFSTAPDPLLVLPPITAPGYDYRVVNVEVQKQLPGSLLNWHRRMLTCRRLLPALRHGSFRLLHSPHPGVLVYLRCTEAMTVLVAANVTAAGASLSLDLSEWAGERTREVMWGCEFPPAAAEWFVNLPPYGFNWWLIGEVEPAATPA; translated from the coding sequence ATGACCCCAGCGCTTCCGTGGTGGTCAGGGACGGTCATCTACCAGTTGATCGTTCGGAGTTATTCCGATGGGAATGGCGATGGCATCGGTGATTTCAAGGGGCTTGCGGCGCGGTTGCCTTATCTGCGCTGGCTGGGGGTTAACACCCTCTGGCTGACCCCGATTTATCCGTCCCCCTTGCGGGACGGGGGGTATGACATCACTGATTTCACCGGAATTCATCCGGATCTGGGTGATCTCGCCTCATTTCATCGGTTCCTCACGGCGGCCCACAGCCAGGGAATGCGGGTGATCTTGGACCTGGTCCTCAATCACACCAGTGACCTTCATCCCTGGTTCCAGCGCGCCCGTTGGGCTCCTAAGGGCAGTTCGGAGCGGGATGTTTACGTCTGGAGTGACGACCCGAAGCGCTACGCCGAGGCACCGGTTCTGTTCCGGCACTTCGAGGCTTCCAACTGGGAGTGGGATCCGGTTGCCGAGCAGTACTACCTGCATCGTTTCCTTCGTCATCAGCCCGATCTCAATTACGAGAATCCCTGGGTGCAGGACACGATGCTGGAGGTGGTCGACTTCTGGCTGGACCGCGGTGTGGACGGCTTTCGTCTGGATGCGGTTCCGTTCCTGTTCGAGTCAGAGGGCAGCCGCTGTGAAGGGTTGCCCGAGACCCACACCTTCCTCAAGCGGTTGCGGGAACGGGTGGATCGGCATGGCCGTGACGTGCTGTTGCTGGGCGAGGCGATTCAGCCGGTGCAAGAGGCCGCTCCATATCTGGCAGATGACGAACTGCATGGTGCGTTCAACTTCGTGCTGACGGCTCATCTGTTCGCAGCCATTGCCAGTGGCCGCATCCAGCAGCTTGGGGAGTGCCTGATGGAGGCCGAGCAGGCGGTGTGTGGTCCTCGCTGGGCTCTGCCGCTGCGCAACCACGATGAACTCTGGCTCGGGGATGGTCATCTCATCAGCGATGAGGTGATTCAGACCATTCGAGTGGGCTTGCCCCAGGGGCAGGGGCACTGGCTGAACTGGGGGATCAACCGACGCCTGGCTCCCCTCCTTAACGGTGATCCGCGCTCCAACCGGTTGCTGCATGGTCTGCTGTACAGCCTTCCGGGGATGCCTTGCCTGTATTACGGCGATGAACTGGGCATGGGCGACTGGCCCGGTTTGCGGGACCGCGATCCCAACCGCACGCCGATGGCCTGGACGCCGGCCCGCAACGGTGGCTTTTCAACCGCCCCCGATCCGTTGTTGGTGCTGCCACCGATCACAGCTCCCGGATATGACTATCGCGTGGTGAACGTGGAGGTGCAGAAGCAGCTGCCAGGGTCGCTGCTGAACTGGCACCGGCGCATGCTCACCTGCCGCCGTCTCCTGCCAGCGCTCAGGCATGGAAGCTTCCGCTTGCTCCACAGCCCCCACCCCGGGGTGTTGGTGTACCTCCGCTGCACCGAGGCGATGACGGTGCTGGTGGCCGCCAATGTCACCGCCGCAGGGGCATCCCTCAGTCTTGATCTGTCGGAGTGGGCGGGCGAGCGCACCCGTGAGGTGATGTGGGGCTGTGAGTTCCCTCCCGCCGCAGCGGAGTGGTTCGTGAATCTTCCGCCCTACGGATTCAATTGGTGGCTGATCGGGGAGGTGGAACCCGCCGCGACGCCGGCTTGA
- a CDS encoding glycerol-3-phosphate dehydrogenase/oxidase, whose protein sequence is MADQQVDLLVIGAGASGASVAYEATRRGLSVALLEAGDVGGGTSCRSTKLLHGGVRYLELAFKTLDLAQLRLVREALLERSHWLAQAPFLARRLELALPTQHLCEQAYYRLGLGMYDALAGQRSIGHSRLLSQQQMLQALPLLKECQGGVAYSDGQFDDARLNLLLGLTAEQRGATLRTRCRVVQLETDATGQLKAAISESANGQRERWCASAFVNATGIRTDEIRQMAEADAPPRMLTSRGSHIVLEQTLCPEGLGLLVPSTADGRVLFMLPFHGRTLVGTTDEACTKESATSPSPEEESYLLDYVRDWFPQLQNPKVTSRWAGGRPLLKPADQGMDSSRVVREHEVETLSCGLVSVMGGKWTTCRPMAEDTLAAVERQLGRPLPKPEPMPLRGAAESLQATLDGLQRQSHQLEALLPDTPLRTAQVAHLQSTYGLDAVALIEPAEASQREPLSTVIPLCAAELDHAIQREHARSSSDVLARRCRLAMVDLDDAERLRPQVDALLDQAGVAAGSTSPISHQLNP, encoded by the coding sequence ATGGCTGATCAACAGGTGGACCTGCTGGTCATCGGGGCTGGTGCCAGTGGCGCGAGCGTGGCCTATGAGGCCACGCGGCGAGGCCTCAGCGTGGCCCTGCTGGAGGCCGGGGATGTGGGCGGCGGCACCAGTTGCCGCAGCACGAAGTTGCTCCATGGAGGGGTGCGCTATCTGGAGCTGGCCTTCAAAACCCTGGACCTGGCTCAGCTCAGGCTGGTGCGAGAAGCCCTGCTCGAACGCAGCCACTGGTTGGCACAGGCTCCATTCTTGGCCCGCCGGCTCGAGCTGGCCCTACCCACACAACACCTCTGTGAACAGGCCTATTACCGGCTTGGGCTGGGGATGTACGACGCCCTGGCAGGTCAGCGAAGCATCGGCCACAGCCGTCTGCTGTCGCAGCAGCAAATGCTTCAGGCCCTGCCTCTGTTGAAAGAATGTCAAGGCGGCGTGGCCTACAGCGATGGGCAGTTCGACGATGCACGCCTCAACCTGCTGTTGGGCCTCACAGCCGAACAGCGGGGGGCAACGCTGCGCACCCGTTGTCGGGTGGTGCAACTGGAAACGGACGCAACAGGCCAGCTCAAGGCAGCCATCAGCGAATCTGCGAATGGCCAACGGGAGCGATGGTGTGCATCGGCGTTCGTGAATGCCACAGGCATTCGCACTGATGAGATCCGACAGATGGCGGAGGCTGATGCCCCACCACGGATGCTCACCAGCCGTGGCTCACACATCGTGCTGGAGCAGACCCTCTGCCCAGAGGGTCTTGGGCTTCTGGTGCCATCCACCGCGGATGGACGCGTGCTGTTCATGCTCCCCTTCCACGGCCGCACGCTGGTGGGAACCACGGATGAAGCCTGCACGAAGGAGAGCGCCACATCCCCCTCACCTGAGGAGGAGAGCTACCTGCTCGACTACGTGCGCGACTGGTTTCCCCAACTCCAGAATCCGAAGGTGACCAGCCGTTGGGCGGGGGGACGACCGCTGCTGAAGCCAGCCGACCAGGGCATGGACAGCAGCCGTGTGGTGCGGGAACACGAGGTGGAAACCCTGAGCTGCGGCCTGGTGAGCGTGATGGGAGGCAAATGGACCACCTGCCGCCCCATGGCCGAGGACACCCTGGCCGCGGTGGAACGCCAGCTCGGGCGGCCTCTACCTAAGCCTGAACCGATGCCGCTTCGGGGTGCAGCGGAGTCGTTGCAAGCGACCTTGGACGGCCTTCAACGTCAAAGCCACCAACTCGAAGCTCTGCTTCCGGACACCCCCCTACGAACCGCGCAAGTCGCCCATCTCCAAAGCACCTACGGCTTGGATGCTGTGGCCTTGATCGAACCAGCCGAGGCGAGCCAGCGCGAGCCCCTCAGCACGGTGATCCCCCTCTGTGCAGCCGAACTGGACCACGCCATTCAGCGGGAACATGCACGCAGCAGCAGCGATGTGCTGGCCCGCCGCTGCCGGCTGGCCATGGTGGACCTGGACGATGCCGAACGGCTCAGGCCCCAGGTCGATGCCCTCCTGGATCAAGCCGGCGTCGCGGCGGGTTCCACCTCCCCGATCAGCCACCAATTGAATCCGTAG
- a CDS encoding glycerol kinase, with amino-acid sequence MAEQPLLLALDQGTSSSRAALFSSSGDLVISASAPLPISYPADGWVEQDPMAIWTSQRQALVQLDSKLSDGQRKAVVSCGITNQRETTVLWRRSSGLPCGPALVWQDGRTAAICEAWKQQGLEQEWRRRTGLLLDPYFSASKIRWMLDHYDDAQSAAASDDLCFGTVESWLLWQLTGGQRHGSDMSNASRTLLMDLEQQRWVDDFRTPTGLPANALPELLPCRGEFGHIGSDLPFAGLPIQAMLGDQQAATLGQLCLQPGEGKCTYGTGAFLVINTGDVLRRSDAGLLSTLGWTDATGKPSFCLEGSLFNAGTVIQWLRDGLQIIDQAPQVNDLARSVPDSGGVMLVPAFTGWGTPHWDPQARGVLVGLTRDSGRGHIARAALEGIALSVATLVDLAEQALGTSLGELAVDGGAAASDPLLQAQADCTGLTVRRPASLESTARGVALFAGLQAGVISNLEHLATARSDGAERFQPQMDESQRSRWRARWQDAVTRSLGWHG; translated from the coding sequence ATGGCTGAACAGCCTCTTCTTCTGGCCCTCGATCAGGGCACCAGCAGCTCCAGGGCAGCGCTGTTCAGTAGCTCGGGGGATCTGGTGATCAGCGCCAGTGCACCGCTGCCAATTTCCTACCCCGCCGATGGATGGGTGGAACAGGACCCGATGGCGATTTGGACCAGCCAGCGGCAGGCCTTGGTGCAACTTGACTCAAAACTCAGCGATGGGCAGCGCAAGGCGGTGGTGAGCTGCGGCATCACCAACCAACGGGAAACCACCGTGCTCTGGCGACGCAGCAGCGGCCTCCCCTGCGGACCGGCCCTCGTCTGGCAGGACGGCCGCACCGCCGCCATCTGCGAGGCCTGGAAGCAGCAGGGTCTGGAGCAGGAGTGGCGCCGACGCACGGGCTTGCTACTCGACCCTTATTTCAGTGCCAGCAAGATCCGCTGGATGCTCGATCACTACGACGACGCCCAATCCGCTGCGGCCAGCGATGACCTCTGTTTCGGAACGGTGGAGAGCTGGCTGCTCTGGCAGCTCACGGGTGGCCAGCGCCACGGCAGCGACATGAGCAATGCCAGCCGAACGCTGTTGATGGATCTGGAGCAGCAGCGCTGGGTGGATGACTTCCGAACCCCAACAGGGCTACCCGCCAACGCTCTGCCGGAGCTGCTGCCCTGCCGCGGGGAGTTCGGGCACATTGGATCAGATCTGCCTTTTGCAGGCCTACCGATTCAGGCGATGCTCGGCGACCAACAGGCCGCCACCCTTGGCCAGCTGTGCCTCCAACCCGGGGAAGGAAAGTGCACCTACGGGACGGGGGCCTTTCTGGTGATCAACACCGGCGACGTGCTCCGTCGCTCGGATGCGGGTCTGCTGAGCACCCTCGGCTGGACCGATGCCACCGGCAAGCCCAGCTTCTGCCTTGAGGGGAGTCTGTTTAACGCCGGCACCGTGATCCAGTGGCTGCGGGACGGGCTGCAGATCATTGATCAGGCCCCTCAGGTCAACGACCTGGCGCGTTCTGTGCCGGATTCGGGAGGTGTGATGCTCGTGCCCGCCTTCACCGGCTGGGGGACACCGCACTGGGATCCCCAGGCTCGCGGTGTTCTGGTGGGCCTCACCCGTGACAGTGGGCGCGGTCACATCGCCCGTGCGGCTCTGGAAGGAATCGCCCTATCGGTGGCGACATTGGTGGACCTTGCGGAACAGGCCCTCGGCACCAGCCTGGGAGAACTCGCCGTGGATGGTGGCGCCGCTGCCTCCGATCCCCTCTTGCAGGCGCAGGCAGATTGCACAGGGCTGACGGTCCGGCGGCCCGCCAGCCTTGAGAGCACCGCACGGGGCGTAGCGCTGTTCGCAGGCCTGCAAGCGGGGGTGATCAGCAACCTGGAACATCTCGCGACCGCGCGGAGTGACGGCGCGGAACGATTTCAGCCCCAGATGGACGAATCCCAGCGCAGCCGCTGGCGCGCACGCTGGCAGGACGCCGTGACCAGAAGCCTGGGGTGGCATGGCTGA
- a CDS encoding glycoside hydrolase family 13 protein, with amino-acid sequence MGAITPFRDPPAWVADAVIYQIFPDRFRRSGRVDAQRHLALKPWGADPREEGFQGGDLYGVIDALGELQGMGITCLYLTPIFSSAANHRYHAYDYFEVDPLLGGNAALTELIDAVHQRGMKLVLDGVFNHCGRGFWAFHHVVENGADSPYRDWFHVHRWPLQPYPAEGEDCGYDCWWALPDLPKFNHGNPGVREHLLAVGRHWLERGIDGWRLDVPAEVPADFWVEFRQMVRSTNPDAWIVGEVWGDATTWLQGDHFDGVMNYRLGWSSICWAAGETLRQDYRNPEYPLDPLDGQALLPIWTATASSYRDVVNRAQMNLLDSHDVPRALHSLSNDQAALKLALLLLFLHPGAPCIYYGTEAALAGGPEPGPSGGPGPACREAFPWDVPWTADLRPFMRSLAELRRAHGALRRDGLQWSVHGTDGLEGVADGLRVLINRSRSEHLPFSLEPDSSMLWTLGSADSRGLGLQSAVVLGSREVSPGAEGSK; translated from the coding sequence TTGGGAGCGATTACTCCGTTTCGAGACCCACCCGCTTGGGTTGCCGATGCGGTGATCTATCAGATCTTTCCCGACCGTTTCCGGCGGAGTGGACGGGTCGATGCCCAGCGTCATCTCGCTCTGAAGCCGTGGGGGGCCGACCCTCGGGAAGAGGGATTTCAGGGCGGTGATCTCTATGGCGTGATTGATGCTCTTGGTGAGCTTCAAGGCATGGGCATCACTTGCCTTTATCTCACGCCCATCTTCAGCTCAGCCGCCAACCATCGCTATCACGCCTACGACTACTTCGAGGTTGATCCTCTTTTGGGGGGCAACGCAGCCCTTACGGAACTCATCGACGCTGTGCACCAGCGCGGCATGAAGCTGGTTCTGGACGGTGTGTTCAACCATTGTGGCCGCGGCTTTTGGGCCTTTCATCACGTGGTGGAGAACGGTGCGGATTCGCCGTACCGGGATTGGTTCCATGTGCACCGCTGGCCCCTCCAGCCCTATCCCGCTGAAGGCGAGGACTGCGGATACGACTGCTGGTGGGCACTGCCTGATCTGCCCAAGTTCAACCATGGGAACCCTGGGGTCCGGGAGCATCTTCTGGCGGTCGGCCGTCACTGGCTTGAACGGGGGATCGATGGTTGGCGTCTCGACGTTCCAGCAGAGGTCCCTGCGGATTTCTGGGTGGAGTTTCGGCAGATGGTTCGTTCCACCAACCCGGATGCCTGGATTGTTGGAGAAGTGTGGGGTGACGCGACGACATGGCTGCAGGGCGACCACTTCGATGGCGTCATGAACTATCGGCTTGGTTGGAGCAGCATTTGCTGGGCAGCCGGTGAGACGCTGCGTCAGGACTATCGCAACCCTGAATACCCCCTTGATCCCCTGGATGGCCAGGCCCTGTTGCCCATCTGGACGGCGACAGCGAGCTCCTATCGGGATGTGGTGAACAGGGCTCAGATGAACCTGCTCGACAGCCATGACGTCCCCCGCGCGCTTCACAGCCTCAGCAATGACCAGGCTGCCCTGAAGTTGGCACTGCTGCTGCTCTTCCTTCACCCAGGAGCGCCCTGCATCTACTACGGGACGGAAGCTGCTCTTGCAGGTGGTCCTGAACCAGGCCCATCCGGCGGGCCCGGACCAGCTTGCCGTGAGGCTTTTCCCTGGGATGTTCCCTGGACAGCGGACCTTCGTCCTTTCATGCGATCTCTCGCGGAACTCCGTCGAGCCCATGGAGCTCTGCGTCGGGATGGCCTGCAGTGGTCAGTCCATGGAACTGACGGACTGGAGGGAGTCGCGGATGGCCTACGGGTTCTGATCAACCGCAGTCGCTCAGAACACCTGCCCTTCTCCCTGGAGCCCGACAGTTCCATGCTCTGGACCCTCGGATCAGCCGACAGCCGAGGTCTTGGTCTGCAATCAGCAGTTGTCCTCGGGTCGAGAGAAGTCTCCCCTGGTGCCGAGGGGAGCAAGTAA
- the aroQ gene encoding type II 3-dehydroquinate dehydratase, whose translation MHVLLLNGPNLNLLGQREPGIYGQSSLADIEAALTREAAQESIQLDCFQSNFEGALVDRIHQAMGRSDGILINAGAYTHTSIAIRDALAGVAIPYVELHLSNTHAREDFRHHSFLAERAVGVVCGFGPASYSLALKGLLSHLRPNA comes from the coding sequence ATGCACGTTCTGCTGCTGAACGGTCCAAATCTGAACCTGTTGGGCCAGCGTGAGCCAGGGATCTATGGCCAGTCCTCTCTGGCTGATATCGAGGCAGCACTGACCCGAGAGGCGGCGCAAGAATCAATCCAACTGGACTGTTTCCAAAGCAATTTCGAAGGTGCCCTGGTGGATCGGATTCACCAGGCGATGGGGCGTAGCGATGGAATCCTGATCAACGCTGGGGCTTACACCCACACGTCCATCGCGATTCGCGATGCCCTTGCCGGTGTTGCAATCCCCTACGTGGAACTTCATCTGAGCAACACCCACGCTCGGGAAGATTTTCGCCATCACTCGTTTCTTGCCGAGCGCGCCGTCGGTGTCGTCTGCGGATTCGGACCAGCGAGCTACAGCCTTGCTTTGAAAGGATTGCTCAGCCACCTGAGGCCGAACGCATGA
- a CDS encoding tRNA-(ms[2]io[6]A)-hydroxylase, whose protein sequence is MTLTVPPKTVASIRWLAAPTSWSWVEQANARPMEVLIDHAHCERKAAGAAVQMMFRYLCEPGLGEALSPLAREELEHFEQVLALIKARGRYLEPLPSPGYGAELARQIRKGEPQRMLDSFLVAGLIEARSHERMALLAEHSPDPQLRELYSDLLASEARHFGLYWVLCEQRYPREVITERLDQLAAAEAHALVGELEHPENVRMHSSGIKLNP, encoded by the coding sequence ATGACCCTCACCGTGCCGCCGAAAACGGTCGCGTCGATTCGCTGGTTGGCTGCGCCCACCAGTTGGAGCTGGGTGGAGCAGGCCAATGCCCGGCCGATGGAGGTGTTGATCGATCACGCCCACTGCGAACGCAAAGCTGCTGGTGCTGCGGTGCAGATGATGTTCCGCTATCTCTGTGAACCGGGTCTGGGTGAAGCGCTCAGCCCTCTGGCGCGGGAAGAGCTGGAGCACTTCGAGCAGGTGCTGGCGCTGATCAAAGCGCGGGGGCGCTACCTGGAGCCGCTGCCTTCTCCGGGCTATGGCGCTGAGCTCGCGCGGCAAATTCGCAAAGGTGAGCCGCAGAGAATGCTCGATTCCTTTCTTGTTGCAGGGCTGATCGAAGCCCGCAGCCATGAGCGCATGGCTCTGCTGGCGGAGCACAGTCCGGATCCCCAGCTTCGTGAGCTTTACAGCGATCTACTGGCCAGTGAGGCACGCCATTTCGGCCTCTACTGGGTGCTGTGTGAGCAGCGTTATCCGCGCGAGGTGATCACGGAAAGGCTGGATCAACTCGCTGCTGCCGAGGCTCATGCTCTGGTGGGTGAACTGGAGCATCCAGAGAACGTGCGGATGCACTCCAGCGGCATTAAGCTCAATCCTTAA